In a genomic window of Streptomyces noursei ATCC 11455:
- a CDS encoding HoxN/HupN/NixA family nickel/cobalt transporter produces the protein MTRAEWGRMAGMAGFILALHVIGWFTLVAIVAPEHYSLGTKSFGIGIGVTAYTLGMRHAFDADHIAAIDNTTRKLMHEGQRPLSVGFWFSLGHSSIVFGLAFLLSLGVKALAGPVKDDNSQLHAVTGLIGTTVSGVFLYVIAAINIVILVGIWGVFRRMRAGDFDEAALEEQLNNRGLMNRLLGRVMKSITKPWQMYPLGLLFGLGFDTATEIALLVLAGSGAASGLPWYAILCLPVLFAAGMSLLDTIDGSFMNFAYGWAFSKPVRKVYYNLTITGLSVAVALIIGTVELLGLLADKLGLHGGFWDWIGGLDLNVLGFAIVGLFFLTWIVALAIWKFGRIEEKWTAHVRPAGERVAD, from the coding sequence ATGACCCGCGCCGAGTGGGGGCGGATGGCCGGTATGGCCGGGTTCATTCTCGCGCTGCACGTGATCGGCTGGTTCACCCTGGTGGCGATCGTGGCCCCGGAGCACTACAGCCTCGGCACCAAGAGCTTCGGCATCGGCATCGGGGTCACCGCCTACACCCTCGGCATGCGGCACGCCTTCGACGCCGACCACATCGCCGCCATCGACAACACCACCCGCAAGCTGATGCACGAGGGGCAGCGACCGCTCTCGGTCGGCTTCTGGTTCTCGCTGGGGCACTCCAGCATCGTCTTCGGGCTGGCGTTCCTGCTGTCCCTCGGCGTCAAGGCGCTCGCCGGACCGGTCAAGGACGACAACTCCCAACTGCACGCGGTGACCGGGCTGATCGGCACCACCGTCTCCGGCGTCTTCCTCTACGTCATCGCCGCGATCAACATCGTGATCCTGGTCGGGATCTGGGGCGTCTTCCGGCGGATGCGGGCCGGCGACTTCGACGAGGCCGCGCTGGAGGAGCAGCTGAACAACCGCGGCCTGATGAACCGGCTGCTCGGCCGCGTCATGAAGTCGATCACCAAGCCGTGGCAGATGTACCCGCTCGGCCTGCTCTTCGGCCTCGGCTTCGACACCGCCACCGAGATCGCGCTGCTGGTGCTGGCCGGCTCCGGCGCCGCCTCCGGGCTGCCGTGGTACGCCATCCTCTGCCTGCCGGTGCTGTTCGCGGCCGGCATGAGCCTGTTGGACACCATCGACGGCTCGTTCATGAACTTCGCGTACGGCTGGGCGTTCTCCAAGCCGGTCCGCAAGGTCTACTACAACCTCACCATCACCGGTCTGTCGGTCGCCGTCGCCCTGATCATCGGGACCGTGGAGCTGCTCGGCCTGCTCGCCGACAAGCTCGGCCTGCACGGCGGGTTCTGGGACTGGATCGGCGGACTGGACCTCAACGTCCTCGGCTTCGCCATCGTCGGGCTGTTCTTCCTCACCTGGATCGTGGCCCTCGCCATCTGGAAGTTCGGCCGCATCGAGGAGAAGTGGACGGCCCACGTGCGCCCGGCGGGGGAACGGGTCGCCGACTGA
- a CDS encoding DUF6314 family protein: protein MYLVTDAAAYLTGRWLVERTVHDLRAGTDGSFRGTADFRPDGPGGVLRHAEEGELTWDGVVHPATRTLRLRPRSDGTAAVSFADGRPFHDLDLRTGRWTAVHPCAADRYEGTFTAVAEDRWHLEWRVTGPAKDQLLRSVYRRAD from the coding sequence ATGTACCTGGTCACCGACGCCGCCGCCTATCTCACCGGCCGTTGGCTCGTCGAGCGCACCGTGCACGACCTGCGGGCCGGCACCGACGGCAGCTTCCGCGGCACCGCGGACTTCCGGCCGGACGGCCCCGGCGGGGTGCTCCGCCACGCCGAGGAGGGCGAGCTGACCTGGGACGGCGTGGTGCACCCGGCGACCCGCACACTGCGGCTGCGGCCCCGGTCCGACGGCACCGCCGCGGTCTCCTTCGCCGACGGCCGCCCGTTCCACGACCTGGATCTGCGGACCGGCCGCTGGACTGCCGTCCACCCCTGTGCCGCGGACCGCTACGAGGGCACCTTCACCGCCGTCGCCGAGGACCGCTGGCACCTGGAGTGGCGGGTCACCGGCCCGGCCAAGGACCAACTGCTGCGCTCGGTCTACCGGCGCGCGGACTGA
- a CDS encoding GMC family oxidoreductase, with translation MSDAPHVEQTDSFDYVVVGGGTAGAVVAARLSEDPSVTVCVLEAGPSDVDDENILRLDRWMGLLQSGYDWDYPVEPQENGNSFMRHARAKVLGGCSSHNSCIAFWAPAEDLDEWAALGCTGWAAADCFPLFQRLETNDAPGEHHGRSGPVVLRTVPPEDPCGTAVLQACAATGIPTTPFNTGTTVVRGANWFQINCRPDGTRSSASVSYLHPVMGRRRNLDVRTGVQAKRLRFDDDRRCTGVDYLSPDLIHTRTVAARREVIVSCGAIDSPKLLMLSGIGPADHLRATGITPLVDAPGVGANLQDHPEGVIMWDARQPMVDTSTQWWEIGIFYDTEPGLDRPDLMFHYGQVPFDMNTYRRGYPTSENAFCLTPNVTRARSQGTVRLRTRDFRDKPRVDPRYFTHEHDVRVMTYGLRLARDIVAQAPMAQWAGAELAPGPDVTTDDELLDYIRATHNTVYHPACTVAMGAADDLAAPLDPRLRVKGTTGLRVADGSAMPFLTAVNPCITTMMIGEKCADLIRGE, from the coding sequence ATGTCCGACGCACCGCACGTGGAGCAGACCGACTCGTTCGACTACGTCGTGGTCGGCGGCGGCACGGCCGGCGCGGTGGTGGCCGCCCGGCTCAGCGAGGACCCGTCCGTCACCGTCTGCGTGCTGGAGGCCGGCCCCTCCGACGTCGACGACGAGAACATCCTGCGGCTGGACCGCTGGATGGGCCTGCTGCAGTCCGGCTACGACTGGGACTATCCGGTCGAGCCGCAGGAGAACGGCAACAGCTTCATGCGGCACGCCCGCGCCAAGGTGCTCGGCGGCTGCTCCTCGCACAACTCCTGCATCGCCTTCTGGGCGCCGGCCGAGGACCTCGACGAGTGGGCCGCGCTGGGCTGTACGGGCTGGGCCGCGGCCGACTGCTTCCCGCTCTTCCAGCGCCTGGAGACCAATGACGCGCCCGGCGAGCACCACGGCCGGTCCGGGCCGGTGGTGCTGCGCACCGTCCCGCCCGAGGACCCGTGCGGGACCGCGGTGCTCCAGGCGTGCGCCGCGACGGGCATCCCGACCACCCCGTTCAACACCGGCACGACCGTGGTCCGCGGGGCGAACTGGTTCCAGATCAACTGCCGCCCGGACGGCACCCGTTCCTCCGCCTCGGTCTCCTATCTGCACCCCGTCATGGGCCGCCGCCGGAACCTCGACGTGCGCACCGGGGTGCAGGCCAAGCGGCTGCGCTTCGACGACGACCGGCGGTGCACCGGCGTGGACTACCTCTCCCCCGACCTGATCCACACCCGCACGGTCGCCGCCCGCCGCGAGGTGATCGTCTCGTGCGGTGCCATCGACTCCCCCAAGCTGCTGATGCTCTCCGGCATCGGCCCGGCCGACCACCTGCGCGCCACCGGCATCACGCCGCTGGTGGACGCGCCGGGCGTCGGCGCCAACCTCCAGGACCACCCGGAGGGCGTCATCATGTGGGACGCCCGGCAGCCGATGGTGGACACCTCGACGCAGTGGTGGGAGATCGGCATCTTCTACGACACCGAGCCGGGCCTGGACCGGCCGGACCTGATGTTCCACTACGGCCAGGTGCCGTTCGACATGAACACCTACCGCCGCGGCTATCCGACGTCCGAGAACGCCTTCTGCCTCACCCCGAACGTCACCCGTGCCCGCTCGCAGGGCACGGTCCGGCTGCGCACCCGCGACTTCCGCGACAAGCCCCGGGTGGACCCGCGCTACTTCACCCACGAGCACGACGTCCGGGTGATGACCTACGGGCTCCGGCTCGCCCGCGACATCGTCGCCCAGGCCCCGATGGCCCAGTGGGCCGGTGCGGAGCTCGCCCCCGGCCCGGACGTCACCACCGACGACGAACTGCTGGACTACATCCGCGCCACCCACAACACCGTCTACCACCCGGCGTGCACGGTCGCGATGGGCGCCGCCGACGACCTGGCCGCGCCGCTCGACCCGCGGCTGCGGGTGAAGGGCACGACCGGTCTGCGGGTGGCGGACGGCTCGGCGATGCCGTTCCTCACCGCGGTCAACCCGTGCATCACCACGATGATGATCGGCGAGAAGTGCGCGGATCTGATCCGGGGCGAGTGA
- a CDS encoding class I SAM-dependent methyltransferase, with protein sequence MTTEQSESTGRAPLGPPAGGRSEQPGTEEMVRANEANWDARTPVHVASAFYGLDGSRSPEDWFAPFEWSDLGELAGRDVLHLQCHLGTETAAFADRGARAVGLDFSTAAVAQARRLAAETGREMEFVRSDVYRAVEALGDRRFDVVYTGKGAVCYLPDLAAWAETVAALLRPGGTFYLVEFHPLLNALGPTPPTDPDTPPLLLRHDYLAGRGPLRSDTPTTYTDGPPLQGASTSYEWRHGLGEVLEALIGAGLTLRGVRESEVLPWPRFPSMVPDTNGWWRLPDSEPIVPLLYAVRAVKPERP encoded by the coding sequence ATGACCACAGAGCAGAGCGAGTCCACGGGCCGGGCGCCGCTCGGTCCGCCCGCCGGCGGCCGGTCGGAGCAGCCCGGCACCGAGGAGATGGTGCGCGCCAACGAGGCCAACTGGGACGCCCGCACCCCGGTCCATGTGGCCAGCGCGTTCTACGGACTGGACGGGTCGCGGAGCCCCGAGGACTGGTTCGCGCCGTTCGAATGGTCCGACCTCGGGGAGCTGGCAGGGCGCGATGTGCTGCATCTGCAGTGCCATCTGGGCACCGAGACGGCCGCGTTCGCGGACCGGGGCGCGCGGGCGGTGGGACTGGACTTCTCCACCGCGGCGGTGGCGCAGGCCCGGCGGCTGGCCGCGGAGACCGGCCGGGAGATGGAGTTCGTGCGGTCGGACGTGTACCGGGCGGTCGAGGCGCTCGGCGACCGCCGGTTCGACGTGGTCTACACCGGCAAGGGCGCGGTGTGCTACCTGCCGGACCTCGCCGCGTGGGCGGAGACGGTCGCCGCCCTGCTGCGGCCGGGCGGAACGTTCTACCTGGTGGAGTTCCACCCGCTGCTGAACGCGCTGGGCCCGACGCCGCCCACCGACCCGGACACCCCGCCGCTGCTGCTCCGCCACGACTACCTGGCCGGCCGGGGACCGCTGCGCAGCGACACCCCCACCACGTACACCGACGGCCCGCCGCTGCAGGGCGCCAGCACGAGTTACGAGTGGCGGCACGGCCTCGGGGAGGTGCTCGAAGCGCTGATCGGGGCCGGGCTGACCCTGCGGGGCGTCCGGGAGAGCGAGGTGCTGCCGTGGCCGCGCTTCCCCTCGATGGTGCCGGACACGAACGGCTGGTGGCGGCTGCCCGACTCCGAGCCGATCGTTCCGCTGCTGTACGCGGTGCGGGCGGTGAAGCCGGAGCGGCCGTAG
- a CDS encoding ATP-binding cassette domain-containing protein, whose protein sequence is MYHLTGVTKDYRRGGELVRALDGVAFSVADGTALAVQGPRGAGASTLLRILGGLERPTRGSVLLDGTDLATVTASRLGRIRAESIGLIGSGDGDDPGPLAGLTVRQGVAAALAPLRLRPIDRWELAGDALAEVGLSARGDLLPGQLDRYARRRAALARALVKRPTVLLADRPTAGLPPSARAEFTELLVRVWGEYRLTCVVATDDEALAGRAARRLVLAGGRVVAAGRVAGSGRGGATSWCPRGAGR, encoded by the coding sequence GTGTACCACCTGACCGGCGTGACGAAGGACTACCGCCGCGGCGGTGAGCTGGTGCGGGCCCTGGACGGCGTCGCGTTCTCCGTCGCGGACGGCACCGCGCTCGCCGTCCAGGGGCCGCGCGGCGCGGGCGCCTCGACGCTGCTGCGGATCCTCGGCGGACTGGAGCGGCCGACCCGGGGCAGCGTACTGCTCGACGGTACGGATCTGGCCACCGTCACCGCCTCCCGGCTCGGCCGGATCCGCGCCGAGTCGATCGGCCTGATCGGCTCCGGCGACGGCGACGATCCCGGGCCGCTCGCGGGGCTGACCGTGCGGCAGGGCGTGGCCGCCGCGCTGGCCCCGTTGCGGCTGCGGCCCATCGATCGCTGGGAGTTGGCCGGGGACGCGCTGGCCGAGGTCGGGCTGTCCGCCCGGGGCGACCTGCTGCCGGGGCAGCTGGACCGGTACGCGCGGCGGCGGGCGGCACTCGCCCGGGCGCTGGTGAAGCGGCCCACCGTGCTGCTCGCGGACCGGCCGACCGCGGGCCTGCCGCCGTCCGCCCGGGCGGAGTTCACCGAACTGCTGGTGCGGGTGTGGGGCGAGTACCGGCTCACCTGCGTCGTCGCCACGGACGACGAGGCCCTGGCGGGGCGCGCGGCCCGGCGGCTGGTGCTCGCCGGGGGCCGGGTGGTCGCCGCGGGCCGGGTGGCCGGTTCTGGTCGGGGCGGGGCGACGTCCTGGTGTCCGCGCGGGGCGGGCCGGTAG
- a CDS encoding SAM-dependent methyltransferase: MSQENRQLSSVVDVSIPSVARMYDHYLGGKDNYAVDREACEELSKVVPSTQVLAINNRRFLRRAVRWLAREQGIRQFIDHGSGLPTQDNVHQVAQQVDPGSRVVYVDNDPIVLAHGRALLEENENTAVIQADMRDTDGIFGSPEVRRLIDLDEPVAALFVSVLHCIPDADDPAALVRRVAERLVPGSFLVVCQLVSEDVATRDFVTEFMRVSTQGNWGRVRQQHELRSFLTGLEIQEPGLVEVSTWRPDPSDAGPKQLTQEWIEYGGVARKP; encoded by the coding sequence ATGAGCCAAGAAAACCGGCAGCTGTCCAGCGTCGTCGACGTGAGCATTCCGAGTGTCGCGCGGATGTACGACCACTACCTCGGTGGCAAGGACAACTACGCGGTGGACCGCGAGGCGTGCGAGGAGCTGAGCAAGGTCGTCCCGAGCACCCAGGTGCTGGCGATCAACAACCGGCGGTTCCTGCGCCGGGCGGTCCGCTGGCTGGCCCGCGAGCAGGGCATCCGGCAGTTCATCGACCACGGCTCCGGGCTGCCGACCCAGGACAACGTCCACCAGGTCGCCCAGCAGGTCGATCCCGGGTCGCGGGTGGTCTACGTCGACAACGACCCCATCGTGCTGGCGCACGGCCGGGCGCTGCTGGAGGAGAACGAGAACACCGCCGTCATCCAGGCGGACATGCGGGACACCGACGGGATCTTCGGCAGCCCGGAGGTGCGGCGGCTGATCGACCTCGACGAGCCGGTCGCCGCGCTGTTCGTCTCCGTGCTGCACTGCATCCCGGACGCCGACGACCCGGCCGCCCTGGTCCGCCGGGTCGCCGAACGGCTCGTCCCCGGCAGCTTCCTGGTGGTGTGTCAGCTCGTGAGCGAGGACGTCGCGACGCGGGACTTCGTCACCGAGTTCATGCGGGTCAGTACCCAGGGGAACTGGGGGCGGGTGCGGCAGCAGCATGAACTGCGGTCGTTCCTGACGGGGTTGGAGATCCAGGAGCCGGGGCTGGTGGAGGTCTCGACCTGGCGACCGGACCCGTCGGACGCCGGACCCAAGCAGCTGACGCAGGAGTGGATCGAGTACGGGGGCGTGGCGCGCAAGCCGTAG
- a CDS encoding aldehyde dehydrogenase family protein: MPELFIGGQWTAAADGQVREIRCPADGTLVATVDEGGPKDVAAAITAARQAFDDGPWPRTPAAERGRVVLRVAELLERDREALARAESLDTGKRLVESGYDMDDIAGCFRYFGNLGAAGGTDRVVATGIAEADSTVRHEPVGVCALITPWNYPLLQTAWKVAPALATGNTFVLKPSELTPHTAIHLMRLLAEAGVPDGAANMVLGTGPLVGAPLTEDPRVDMVSFTGGLVTGRRIMAAAAPTVKKIALELGGKNPNIVFADADFDTAVDYAMTAVFLHSGQVCSAGARLLVQEDLHDRFVDELVTRARRIPLGGPFDERARTGPLISAAHRAKVAAYVAAGLDEGAVLRCGGAPPDDPELADGFYYLPTVLDECTPDMSVVRDESFGPVLTVERFRDEEEAVSLANDTVYGLAGAVWTQDSERAHRVASRLRAGTVWINDFHPYVPQAEWGGMKQSGIGRELGPAGLAEYQEAKHIWRNTAPRPQRWFE; encoded by the coding sequence ATGCCGGAGCTGTTCATCGGCGGTCAGTGGACCGCAGCGGCCGACGGGCAGGTGCGGGAGATCCGCTGCCCGGCGGACGGCACACTCGTCGCGACGGTCGACGAGGGCGGACCGAAGGACGTGGCGGCGGCGATCACCGCGGCCCGGCAGGCGTTCGACGACGGGCCGTGGCCGCGCACCCCGGCCGCCGAGCGCGGCCGGGTGGTGCTGCGGGTCGCCGAGCTGTTGGAGCGGGACCGGGAGGCGCTGGCCCGGGCCGAGTCGCTGGACACCGGCAAGCGGCTGGTGGAGAGCGGCTACGACATGGACGACATCGCCGGCTGCTTCCGCTACTTCGGCAATCTGGGGGCGGCCGGCGGCACCGACCGGGTGGTGGCCACCGGGATCGCCGAGGCCGACAGCACGGTGCGGCACGAGCCGGTCGGGGTCTGCGCGCTGATCACGCCGTGGAACTACCCGCTGCTGCAGACCGCCTGGAAGGTCGCGCCGGCCCTGGCCACCGGGAACACCTTCGTGCTGAAGCCGAGCGAGCTGACCCCGCACACCGCGATCCACCTGATGCGGCTGCTGGCGGAGGCCGGGGTGCCGGACGGGGCGGCCAACATGGTGCTGGGCACCGGTCCCCTCGTCGGAGCGCCGCTGACCGAGGATCCGCGGGTGGACATGGTGTCGTTCACCGGCGGCCTGGTCACCGGGCGCCGCATCATGGCGGCGGCGGCGCCCACGGTGAAGAAGATCGCCCTCGAACTGGGCGGCAAGAACCCCAACATCGTCTTCGCCGACGCCGACTTCGACACCGCCGTCGACTACGCCATGACGGCGGTCTTCCTGCACTCCGGGCAGGTCTGCTCGGCGGGCGCCCGGTTGCTGGTCCAGGAGGACCTGCACGACCGGTTCGTGGACGAACTGGTGACCCGCGCCCGGCGGATCCCGCTCGGCGGCCCGTTCGACGAGCGGGCCCGCACCGGTCCGCTGATCTCCGCGGCGCACCGGGCGAAGGTCGCGGCGTATGTGGCGGCCGGGCTGGACGAGGGCGCGGTGCTGCGCTGCGGCGGCGCGCCACCGGACGACCCGGAGCTGGCGGACGGCTTCTACTACCTGCCGACGGTGCTGGACGAGTGCACCCCGGACATGTCGGTGGTGCGCGACGAGTCGTTCGGGCCGGTGCTGACCGTGGAGCGGTTCCGCGACGAGGAGGAGGCGGTGTCGCTGGCCAACGACACGGTGTACGGGCTGGCCGGGGCGGTGTGGACGCAGGACAGCGAGCGCGCGCACCGGGTGGCGTCCCGGCTGCGGGCCGGCACCGTGTGGATCAACGACTTCCATCCGTATGTGCCGCAGGCCGAGTGGGGCGGGATGAAACAGTCCGGGATCGGCCGGGAGCTGGGGCCGGCCGGGCTGGCGGAGTACCAGGAGGCCAAGCACATCTGGCGGAACACCGCACCGCGCCCGCAGAGGTGGTTCGAGTGA
- a CDS encoding APC family permease translates to MTGSGSIPPGSAAEGSADDGGHEDGALAELGYKPELKRTLGNFHTFAAGISYISILTGTFQLFYFGVSHGGPAYWWSWPMVFVGQLMVALCFCELACRYPVAGSIYNWAKQLGGPHAGWLGGWMMLTASMVSLAAVALAYQVTLPQISSWFQFVGDGTGKTDAAANAVLLGTVLIAFTTLVNAFGVKLMARINSAGVAIELIAAVVLILLLAAHLTRGPATALTDTFGKGHGETLGYFGAFLTASLASAYVMYGFDTASSLGEESKDPTRNAPRAILRALIASFVIGGLILLFALLAVPDLHDERLSVDGLQYVVLATLGSTVGQIVLWCVVVAITVCELAVHTAAIRLAYAMARDNNLPASARLARVSPRFQTPVVPAVVIGVIGVAILLINVNQPQIFSVITSIAIIMIYLAYLMVTLPMLVQRLRGRWTTREGSFSLGRFGLPVNVLAVLWGLAMSVNLAWPRAAVYNATGPQHWYLRWGAFLFIGVVALGGFAYYWFVQRHRTGVLASHAAEGADCGDTTPAP, encoded by the coding sequence GTGACCGGTTCCGGTTCCATTCCCCCCGGCTCCGCCGCCGAGGGGTCCGCCGACGACGGCGGGCACGAGGACGGGGCGCTGGCCGAGCTCGGCTACAAGCCCGAACTCAAGCGCACCCTCGGCAACTTCCACACCTTCGCCGCCGGCATCAGCTACATCTCCATCCTCACCGGCACCTTCCAGCTGTTCTACTTCGGCGTGAGCCACGGCGGCCCGGCGTACTGGTGGTCCTGGCCGATGGTCTTCGTCGGCCAGCTGATGGTGGCGCTGTGCTTCTGCGAGCTGGCCTGCCGCTATCCGGTGGCCGGGTCGATCTACAACTGGGCGAAGCAGCTGGGCGGTCCGCACGCGGGGTGGCTCGGCGGCTGGATGATGCTCACCGCGTCGATGGTCTCGCTGGCCGCGGTGGCGCTGGCCTACCAGGTGACGCTGCCGCAGATCTCGTCGTGGTTCCAGTTCGTCGGCGACGGCACCGGAAAGACCGACGCGGCGGCCAACGCGGTCCTCCTGGGCACCGTCCTGATCGCCTTCACCACCCTGGTCAACGCCTTCGGTGTGAAGCTGATGGCGCGGATCAACTCGGCCGGCGTGGCCATCGAGCTGATCGCCGCGGTCGTGCTGATCCTGCTGTTGGCCGCGCACCTCACCCGCGGCCCGGCGACCGCGCTCACCGACACCTTCGGCAAGGGCCACGGCGAGACCCTGGGGTACTTCGGCGCGTTCCTGACCGCCTCGCTCGCCTCCGCGTACGTCATGTACGGCTTCGACACCGCCTCCTCGCTGGGTGAGGAGTCCAAGGACCCGACCCGCAACGCCCCCCGGGCGATCCTGCGCGCGCTGATCGCCTCGTTCGTCATCGGGGGTCTGATCCTGCTGTTCGCGCTGCTGGCCGTCCCCGACCTGCACGACGAGCGGCTGTCGGTGGACGGCCTCCAGTACGTCGTGCTGGCCACCCTCGGATCGACGGTCGGGCAGATCGTCCTGTGGTGCGTGGTCGTCGCGATCACCGTCTGCGAACTGGCGGTGCACACCGCGGCCATCCGGCTGGCGTACGCGATGGCCCGCGACAACAACCTCCCGGCGTCGGCGCGGCTGGCCCGGGTCAGCCCGCGGTTCCAGACGCCGGTGGTGCCCGCGGTGGTGATCGGGGTGATCGGCGTCGCGATCCTGTTGATCAACGTCAATCAGCCGCAGATCTTCTCGGTGATCACCAGCATCGCGATCATCATGATCTATCTGGCGTATCTGATGGTGACGCTGCCGATGCTGGTGCAGCGGCTGCGCGGCAGGTGGACCACGCGCGAGGGCTCCTTCTCACTGGGCCGGTTCGGTCTGCCGGTGAACGTCCTGGCGGTGCTCTGGGGCCTGGCGATGTCCGTCAACCTCGCCTGGCCGCGCGCCGCGGTCTACAACGCCACCGGCCCGCAGCACTGGTATCTGCGCTGGGGCGCCTTCCTGTTCATCGGCGTCGTGGCGCTCGGCGGCTTCGCCTACTACTGGTTCGTCCAACGGCACCGCACCGGCGTGCTGGCCTCGCACGCCGCGGAGGGCGCGGACTGCGGCGACACCACGCCCGCACCCTGA